The Primulina huaijiensis isolate GDHJ02 chromosome 6, ASM1229523v2, whole genome shotgun sequence genomic sequence gcttggtttcaaaaacaaaattatatgctatgcatgatttttataaagtgatgagaatgtaaacgttgaaggaagtgaagtaattgtgactaattcgataatgttggagatatcgtgagggtgacggtccagTGGGAGcgcgacgatcgtatttccattattacgaatatgaggatGTGAGGTAACGGTATAAGGTAAcagtaagaatgagaatatcgtgaggggaaaaggccccagagggagcccatttatagGAAAAGACCCAAGagagaaccccgacgatcgtatttctattcgaaagaagataggccagggcccaattgaccggtgagagtgttgctggtgtcccccgtcgcccagtactgcggtttcatgtagatggattcatcaaatttttgaggtttgaggaaagtcacaattaacgatctgaattcaacaaaggaaaggaaaaaggaaaatgtttattatcatgttaaaggtttttatgtcatgttgaggaaaaaggaaaggttaaagtttatgtttgcatgtcatgaaaatgttatttttacgtaaaagtattttcactgttgcatgtggttttatacgtattacttgttataaagattatggtgtgttgagtctttagactcactaggtgtgattaatgcaggtaatgatgatgttaatattactgggggccttgatggttgattttgctggactgtctgtgcacacaacccgaggaccagcgcttctactttttccgcatttaagatTTATGATggatgatttacgttaaagattttaagactatttatttatgtttttgagagatttttgagaggtttagtatgagctatatttttcaaagttattgtttttaggtttggtgaaacatgcgacgatttaattttatgactctttcacttgattttaaaaatgctagttggtgggtgttttattttaaaggtgtaaaatataaaaatattttcatgaggtaAATGTATagggccgaaaattgagtgtaaaaaaaaaatttctagtacttttaaagcaataaaaaaggcagacgtttcaattgctatcagagccgacctctcctagtatggtgtggttcggggacgaacaaAGCGGAatctggtgggcatgtgaggcccggggctgaggagtgatcgccggtgccatgaagttgcacggacaatgagcggcacCTGGCATGCTTATAGgcgaagggaacatgaatgaaccgatcttacaccggaaggagggggattctgaaactgttcaatgtaatggaccgTACAgctgaagagggcttaaaagatttcatatgtactactcatactaataagatgcatcttcttttcagtagctcatcacataagaacttcaaagttaagcgtgcttgacttggggtaattctgggatgggtgacctcctgcgAAGTTTCTtaaggtgcgtgtgagtgaggacataagcacgctggaaagactcgtattggtacagtgaggacagtcatcGAATCTGAGATGTTATAGTtagtatcagagcaaaggtcttgtaaagggttgtgccaccatcaacgccgggaagatcagtcgtcaagcctcaagttgtaagttttacatgctttatgtgatttaatatgattttacCTGCATGACAATATGAATGTTATGTTTACGCtacatgtttattagctttttgagtatttatgctttgcatgcttaaattgctaaaatgagttaggatatgtcacatgattagagaacttagatttaaatgcatgttggatacgttagaatttggaaaacgttcagataaaatgcctcctagacgtgctccCGTTATTGAAAACCGAGCAGAAAACAGTGTGAATCATCAAGGAAATACACCTCCACCACCACTACCAGGGGATGATGCTACTCGCGCTTTATAGGGGATGACTCGTCTTTTAGAGCAGCAGATACAGCAGCAGCAATTACAGCAGATGCAACAGGCACCCAGGCCACAGCATGAcgtttatgatcagttccggaggctagggccgaaggagttttctggcaccaccgatccctttgctgctgagagttggatcTGTTCACTTGAGTTACACTTTCGTTATCTGGATATGGGGGATGCAGATCAAGTGAGGTGTTGTAGcacccttacccgagccactactaaacagactaataagcatgcaacattaaatcttaataaaaacaattaagcagcggaaaccaaatagcttaatcatcttacaacccaaacaaACATagaacaaacaacagcagtcttaaacattaatacaaccatatcgaaaacataattttgaacgagaaaacgataaaccacgCAAAACCTCCACCGGATCActaccgaaaacccaactgctctagccactgccctggtcgtccgaaccgtccaacctaagacctgccccgtggaatggggttcccaagatgaaaacaaggacgtgagcgacaatcgcccaatacgagaatgtacgagtatacaaactgatatgatgcatgcgaaatgcagtatgctcggatatcaaagatcaagtcaagaatctcatgctcagtctagaggcgcctgagtgtgtagtctctgatctgacctaggcatgttttggctctcacactcatcatcaagacgtggacctaaaatgtccaggtcatcagagcccgcgggtcccaTCGGACACTGttgctctcgatgccccatcgtccacaatacagaatagggatGAGCGGCCctaacaaacgaggtatatctcaaaagatatcaggctcaacatgatatgtcatgcataatatgccaaagaaGTAAAACATGtgtaatgcaacacataaatatgcagcatataagtgtgtatacaaCGCTTGGATATAtaagtcagtacatcacgtacctcactaaaacaatctgacagaaagctcttaacctagacaataccaacaatatgaaatcactatcaaacaaGATTCcaaattaccaaacatgctataaagttcttcctaaaggctttaggattatacctgcatCCGTCGTCACCCCGCtaatgatgtctcgatctcagttcaccgaccccccctcgagtcgacactagctccgaaacttcccgacaacAAAGTACCCTaaaaactggctagaaaacctaaggtataaGGCAAgaactctctctctgaaggatgcggtgtaggaaacaaaagaattcagcTTCCACTTATAGGCtgtgtagaggcctaaaaatccttacttgaaaatttgcggaaaatttaattttttttttcttttagaataaatggagtgccgataaaatatttaacgttcaaaacagcagcggaagaaattattacttgccaaaataacaagttaaagtattcaataactaataaaatatttgagcatcaaaatggcaagtgctgaaactgaggtcctcgggtgccactactgccgactcgagctagctcactggtccccgccctcgatcccgacatcatcagtacctacaacaatcaagtctagtgagtctaaagactcaacatgcatatatcgtaaataacgagtaaatatagtaaaattgcatgggagtaaaatttcatgtcatgaggcatatcgtaaaatgtcgtgtcatgattaattataatacgtgcatagctgaactgaaaatcatagtgaaactgtttgctccttggagccctgtactgaaatagcatataataattttctgtgagattatggtctacgcaagtggtccctgaactgaactgaactgagctgaccgatactggtgaccggaccgatactggggatcggatttacgtctgatcagactactgccacagtactgggtgaaacaactgaactgaccggtaactgatgaccgggccgatactggggaccggacttaagcatgatagtaaagtgaccacaagcaatatcgcataaatctcaaaatgaatatttttgcacgtaatataattaaataactgaattaaatatcctgtacccattttactgcttggattggatcgctcccaggctcactgcaacctaaatattccatgaaaatatgcaatagatttatgagaccaaactatacaataaccttaaaaattgtGACAaatacgcctaccgacttcgtattaaatcatgactccgagccaacccgaaccaacaccgaaccatcatgtagtcatgattaaaatacgtctaaaatgatcaaataatgctcctaaaatagtgagggtcgaaatctaggtgaatggagtccaaaacatgaaacgctttttcgagagtcaatttggcacatcgcaccgtaaattctcgtacgacctcaaaaattatccgaatcacgaacggtcaaaaacatgaccttcctaacttgatgaggcactgtccagtccaaggccatgggctaaaagccaaccaagaacccggaacaCGCCTCTGAACCGCGACGTCGCTTgctgttaaaaaaaatacagcagcagcgtctTGATTCCTTGCGTCATTTGCAAgccttttggccattggggcttgaaccaccgaccagagcctctcaacaacatcccaaggaatgatttgaaccatggctaagggccctaggccagccacaatccaaaccacacCATGAACAACCGAAACTTCCCCACCGAGAGCCATTTCTGCGCGTGGGCTATTGTGATTCATTTGTTGTCTcgtgtcattccagtggccatttgattgaccatggcacgatctagacatctaggggcatgatATGAACCNACtagggaagtgttctaaccatggctataggcccctagggcagccatgatcaaaaACCTTTCCCTTTGGCAGcaaactgaattttcgaaactcaTATGGACACacatggggagttgctgtcaatttcggattctatcatgcatggggcttgtttgaatggaccaacatggtcttaatgcatcttaatacatgtctaaatgtcgcctagtgagcctggagtcgaaccatccacctgaaacaacaaaacaagagaaaccgtgaagcttgaaatggaggggccgaaatctgcatgtttatttttctgaaaattcttgatgtgtttcggtttttacatgaaaggatgatcatgaaacataaaaataatgatagtatgacttgattgaagagtcaaggaaaaatatatgcatgcctggtttcgtttgaaagaaaaacgaaaagaacgagacgatccggcgcggaggaggtggagcgctttctttTCTACCTTTCTTcttactcgatttttctctcctaTCTCCCACTGAATTCTCACGTTTTTTACACTCTGAAATACTCTCTAATTCGGTGATGGGGGAGGGGAAAGTGGTGGTTGGGAGAGTGAGGGAagtgggtgcaaaatatagggaacaaatcaagaccaagtctcccccttttgaaatttgaattttggttgaaaACACATAATTGTTGGGGTGTTTTGTTGGAGGCTAGGTGGCCGATTTCCTCATGAAatctagactaggataatgcttaatagttaattaattaaggttgctaaataaataaaaaggttagcatgctaaaataataaagaatgggtcaaagatgATGAGTTGGCAAGGCATTGCTTAATCATCTAGGGACCGAAATTTGGTAATTAAATGGAGGGGAATTGTTgcttatttactaaatttctaACCCTTAAGAGCCTTAcatatcctttaaataatttagtgaactaaccacttaattatggaacttaaatgaatttattttctactcacctcaagttgtataaataattccttaaaccttcatttaacttaaattaacttacttgctagctaaaataaattctgaaaatgttttctgaatcttaaattttatctctaaactccaactccagtccggcctcattgaaataactgaaatgataaaaaatcaaactgctgcatgaaataattaacttaaggaaaaatcatttaaatactcatgaaataaaatcatttaaaatactagaattatgcatagcttatacgtagtctaagttacgggttctacaggcTGCATCCAGACTAGTTCGGAAATCCggatcaatcttatctgccacgtgtcagaatctcattcatctggttggatttctcgagataacgtaatcggaagtaggtcgggttatccatttaaaattcggtggatccaacagattaatctcaaattatcaattcgttaataatacttaattaaacactctttaattatctcttaattaatacttcattcaaaataagaattcgggtcattacatcctCCTTTCCTTAAAAagatttcgttctcgaaatcagaactgaagtacaaaacaactgaataaaatacaactcatgattacaaagatacaactcaaaacaaatgTGGATACTCTGAGCGCAGACGACTCTCTAACTCCCAAGTCGCCTCTGCAGTACCTCGGCGTTGCCATTGCACTAGAACAAGTGGAATGGTCTTGTTTCTgagctttttctctttcctaccCAGGATTAAAAGAGGCTGCTCGACATAAGTCAAGTCTTCTTCAAGTTGAACATCTGTCAGACTAAGAACATGCGATTCATCTGCTACATACCGTCGTAgaaaagatacatgaaagataTTATGAATGCTGGACAGATACGGTGGCAAAGCCAATCGATAtgccaaatttccaacacattccaagatctcaaaaggtccgatgaatcttgggGCTAATTTTTCCTTGATTCCAAATCTTATCAACCTGCGAAATGGTGAAACTTTAAGGAAAACTTTTTCCCCTGACTGAACCTGTAGCGGTCTACGCTTGGTATTCGCGTAACTTGATTGACGATCTTGTGCAGCTTTACTTCTCTTCTTAATCAATTCCACTACGTCAATCGCTTGTTGCACTAATTCAGGTCCTTGCACttgtcgttctcctacttcgtcccaaaacaatggagtacgacaacgtctaccatataatgcttcgaatggagccataccaatgctgctgtggtagctattgttatatgcaaactccacaagcggcagatgatcatgccatgctggtccaaaatccaaagcacaagcacgcaacatgtcctcgagtgtctgaatattcctctcagactgaccatcggtctcTGGATGATAGACAGTACTCAAGCTCAATGTCGTTCCCAAcgctttttgaaaacttccccagaaccttgaggtaaagcgtggatctctgtcactgactatacttgttggtacaccatgatatttaagaatctcttggatgtatagtcttgccatgcgatcgaaactatattcccgactatacgggatgaaatgtgctgacttagtcagtcggtccacaacaacccaaattgcatcacaATTCTTAGAAGACAACGACAAGTGGGTGACAAAATCCATTGTCACATGCTCCCACTTCTACTCAGGGATAGGAAGATTATGAAGTAATCCTCCTGGTCGTCGATGCTCAGCTTTCATTGCTGACAAACCAAACACTTGGTTACAAACTGGTAAACACTTTTCTTCATACCTTTCCACCAAAACCTGGTcttcaaatccttatacatttcATGCTTCTAGGGTGGATACTCAACTTACTCCTATGGGCTTGAGATAAAATCTCGTCTCTTAATTCAGAATCTTCCGGAACTACGATTCTTCCCGACAGACAAAAGGTTCTATCTGTTTGGAACGCAAAGCCAGATGTGTTGTCTCCGTTAGCTAACCTTGCTAACTTTTTCACTTTTGGGTCAGAAAACTGAGCTTCTCTGATTTTGGCATACAACTtcggttcagataaaatgctcgTTACTCGAATGTGTTCCCTTCTTTTCTTATGACGGACGTGAAATCCCCGAGAACAAAAATCTTGGATTACACTTGATATGAACCTTGTCTGAAGTGCAGATAATCTCACCTTGCGACTAAGAGCATCAGCTATAAGATTCGCTGATCCTAgatgatacttgatttcgcaatcataatcctttaacaaATCCATTCATCTGCTTtggcgcatattcaactctgcttgagtgaagatatacttcaaactcttgtgatctgtaaaaatctcaaatctctctcgccagatcttcaaagcaaacacaatcgctgcttattccagatcatgaactggataattctcttcatgcttcttcaactgtctggatgcatatgcaatcacatgaccattctgagttaaaacacacccaagtccttgaagtgatgcatcagtgtacacaatgtaCCCTCCTGATCCAGATGGAAGAGCTAAAAATGGGGTAGTTGTCAAACGTTGACGCAAttcattgaaactattttcacaatcatGTGTCCATTCAAACTGCACATTCTTACACGTCAGCTGTGTCAATGGTTTGGCAATCTGAGAAAATCCTGAGATGAATCTCCCGTAATAACCTgccaaacctagaaaacttcttatctcttGAGCTGATTCCGGTCTTGCCCAACTCAACACTGCTTCGATCTTGCTAGGATCCGCTGATATCCCATCTTTGGATATAACATGTCCTAAGAAGACAACTCTGTCGatccaaaactcgcacttgttcaacttagcatacagttgGTGATTCCCTAAGGTTAGTAACACAATCCTTAAATGTTGTGCATGCTCTTCAAGGCTACGAGAGTACACCAAtatgtcatcaataaagacaatgacaaacttgtcaagatactcagggaatactcggttcatcaaatccataaatactgctggagcattcgtcaaaccaaacagcatcactagaaactcgtaatgcccataccttgttCGAAATGCAGTATTGGGGATATCACGTTGATGAACTCGacgttgatgatacccagaccgTAAATCGATCTTCGAGCACACTGAATTTCCttgcagttgatcaaacaagtcatcaatccgtggaaacggatatttattcttgactgtTACTCGGTTCAAATGTCTATAATCTATGCAAAGCCGCATagacccatccttctttttaacgaacaacactggtgctccccaaggagacacactgggtctaatgtaccccttgtcaagaagatcttgtaactgttgcttcaactctttcatctccgtTGGTGCCAATCTATAAGGCGCTCTGGAGATAGGTGCGGTTCCTGGTACCAACTCTATTTCTGCTTCCACTTCCCTCTCCGGAGGAAATCCAGCAATCTCATCGGGGAAGACATCAGGAAATTCATCGACAACTGGAATGTTCTTCACGTCGATCACATCCTTCGATACGTCAACAACATAAATGAGGTATCCTTCTCCTCTTTTCGCTAAAGCCCATTGTGCCTTTACAGCAGACACTACTGGCATTGGAGGTCGAGCTCCCTCACCGAAGAAAAACCAATTCTCGTCTCCTTCTGCACGAAACTGAACGAGACGTTGATAACAATCTATCGTCGCTCTGTACTTAGTCAATAGGTCGTTTCCCATAATACAATCGAAATCTTCCATagccaatatcatcaaattggcAGACAAGTATTTCCCCTAAAACTCTAACAAACAGTCTACTACAAGTCGCTTAGCTAAAACCTCTTGTCTCATCGGTGTAGACACTGACATCAAAACATCTAATGACAAGTAGGGTAGTTtattcttcttaacaaacattgatgctatgaatgaatgtgatgccccagtgtcaattaatacatatgcaggaataccacataaaagaaaattacctgcaatgactctCTCGTTTTGCTCCTCAGCCTGTTTTTGGTTTAGGGCAAACACTTGTCCTTGAACTCGTGGACGTTGCTGAGATCCTTGTGATATTCCACCACGACGAGAACCTTGAGCAGGAAAACCTTTCTGTTGCATAGTGGCCTCAGACTGTTTTCCACTGTAAGACCCTGTCATAGAACCTCCGCCTACACTCTGATTCTCCAAATTAGGGCAATCCCTCTTCATGTGACCAAAACCACCACAGTTGAAACAAGCACCTGTTACTTTTCGACAATTTTCCGTCTGGTGATTTCCTCCGCAGTGGCCACATTGCAGCTTTTTCCTACCAAAGCTGTGCACCCCTCCAGAacctgaagaagaagaagatgcagaCTTCTTGAAAGACTGACCCCTCGGTCCCAACGAACTAGAACTTTTGCTAGCTTGCATAGCCTTCCTCCTAGCAATACTGATCTCTGCTTGACGACAACGATTCACTAATCTTTCGTACGAAATAGGATCATCACAGACTGAAACCCGATAAAAAATCtcctggttcaaaccattcaaaaagtgagaatattttgctgcagaATTCTCACTGATGTGAGGAGCGTACAGCAACAGATCCGTAAAACGCTTTTGGTAATCATCAATGCTCAAATCTCCTTGCTTAATGGTCAACAGTTCCATCTCCTTCGCCTGACGAAGAGCTGGCGGaaagtgatgattgatgaagGCCTGACGGAAATGTTCCCAACGAATCCGCCCATGCTGCTGAACTAGGATGGCAGAAATAGGTTTCCACCATTTCCGAGCTTTTACTTGGATCATGAAATCAGCTACCTCCATCTTCTCATCCTCGTCATAGTGCAGCACTCGAAAGCACTGCTCCATGATATCGACCCAAGCTTCAGTAACATCAGTATTCTCATCTCCAGTCAGCGGTGGAGGTCCAATcttcatgaaatccataatgttgacacggttcctacgtctcctttcatcatgatctcGATGACGCCTTCCGCCAAGATCTCGACGACGATGTTCTCGGTCAGCCTCATCGTCGCCATAACGACCATGTCCCACACTTCCGTGACTGCTTCCGTCTCCTGACATCTGgaaggaaaccaaaatcaacctctaaatcctcaaaacagaattactaatgtcccaaaaatcttcgcatgctctgataccaccaaatgtagtacccttacccgagccactactaaaagACTAATAAACATGCAACATTAAatcttaataataacaattaaatagcggaaaccaaatagcttaatcatcttacaacccaaacaaaaatagaacaaacaacagcagtcttaaacattaatacaaccatatcgaaaacataattttgaatgagaaaacgataaaccacacaAAACCTCCACCGGAGCACCACCgtaaacccaactgctctagccactgccctggtcgtccgaactgtccaacctaagacctgcctcgtggaatggggtgcccaagatgaaaacaaggacgtgagcgacaatcgcccaatacgagaatgtacgagtatacaaactgatatgatgcatgcgaaatgcaatatgctcggatatcaaagATCAAGTCAAgcatctcatgctcagtctcgCAGCGCCTgcgtgtgtagtctctgatctgccctaggcatgttttggatccaacactcatcatcaagacgtggacgtacaatgtccaggtcatcagagcccgcgggtcccaTCGGACaatgtagctctcgatgccccaccgtccacaatacagaatagggatGAGCGGCCcaaacaaacgaggtatatctcaaaagatatcgggctcaacatgatatgtcatgcataatatgccaaagcagtaaaacatgtataatgaaacacataaatatgcagcatataagtgtgtatactatgCTTGGATATCtaagtcagtacatcacgtacctcactaaaacaatctgacagaaagcgcttaacctagacaataccaacaatatgaaatcacaatcaaaccagattctgaattaccaaacatgctataaagttcttcctaaaggctttaggattatatcTGCGTcagtcgtcagcccgctgatgatgtctcgatctcagttcaccgacctCCCCTCGAGTCAaaactagctccgaaacttcccgacaacAAAGTACCCTaaaaactggctagaaaacatAAGGTATAAGGTAAgaactctctctctgaaggatgcggtgtaggaaacaaaagaattcggcttccatttataggctgcatccggactagttcggaaatccgaatcaatcttatctgccacgtgtcagaatctcattcatctggttggatttctcgagataacgtaatcggaagtagatcgggttatctATTTAAAATTCGATCGATCCAACAGATTAattccaaattatcaattcgttaataatacttaattaacaattctttaattatctcttaattaatacttcattcaaaataagaattcgggtcattacaggtgtactacttatctatttagggatgacgcttctttatggtgggaaggagtcgGGCACAGTGTTAATCTTGCTACTAtcacttgggctcaatttaaGACAATgttctacgagaaatattttactgctgatgtgagAAGCCgtttaaagagggaatttatgactctccgttagggagacgctactgttgctgaatttgtgaagaagttcgataggggttgtaactttgtaccccttatttccagggatgccgaagaaaagcttagatacttcatggatggtctaccgCCTACTAtacggaataatgttatgatgatgcgtcctttggattatgctactgcagttacttatgcatactagtctgagcaatccttgaaggacatcgag encodes the following:
- the LOC140979417 gene encoding uncharacterized protein, producing MSGDGSSHGSVGHGRYGDDEADREHRRRDLGGRRHRDHDERRRRNRVNIMDFMKIGPPPLTGDENTDVTEAWVDIMEQCFRVLHYDEDEKMEVADFMIQVKARKWWKPISAILVQQHGRIRWEHFRQAFINHHFPPALRQAKEMELLTIKQGDLSIDDYQKRFTDLLLYAPHISENSAAKYSHFLNGLNQEIFYRVSVCDDPISYERLVNRCRQAEISIARRKAMQASKSSSSLGPRGQSFKKSASSSSSGSGGVHSFGRKKLQCGHCGGNHQTENCRKVTGACFNCGGFGHMKRDCPNLENQSVGGGSMTGSYSGKQSEATMQQKGFPAQGSRRGGISQGSQQRPRVQGQVFALNQKQAEEQNERVIAGLRLDGSDDQGSG